One Akkermansiaceae bacterium genomic region harbors:
- a CDS encoding phosphopantothenoylcysteine decarboxylase, whose product MTLLITAGPTRESIDPVRFLSNKSSGKMGYALAEAAAGSGHRVILISGPTNLDVPDRVDYIPVESCREMYQAVEHWIHQADVAIFAAAVADYRPAVVPDHKIKKTGETMTLELIKNPDILGSARSKFGYRGVLVGFAAETEDVVENARGKLERKGCDMVVANDVSRKDIGFDVNDNEVILVFPDHTEEPDKDSKHHLAHVILEHALNLTPSA is encoded by the coding sequence ATGACCCTCCTGATCACAGCCGGCCCCACCCGTGAGTCCATTGACCCCGTGCGCTTCCTGAGCAACAAGTCATCGGGAAAAATGGGTTATGCCCTCGCTGAGGCCGCCGCCGGGTCAGGGCACCGTGTGATCCTCATCTCCGGACCGACAAACCTCGATGTGCCTGACCGGGTCGATTACATCCCCGTGGAAAGCTGCCGGGAAATGTACCAGGCCGTCGAACATTGGATCCATCAAGCCGATGTTGCCATTTTCGCGGCAGCGGTAGCGGACTATCGACCAGCGGTCGTGCCCGATCACAAGATCAAGAAAACCGGGGAGACCATGACTCTCGAGCTCATTAAAAACCCTGACATTCTTGGCTCAGCAAGAAGCAAGTTCGGGTATCGAGGTGTGCTGGTTGGCTTTGCAGCGGAAACGGAGGACGTTGTAGAAAACGCCCGTGGCAAGCTGGAACGAAAAGGCTGTGACATGGTGGTGGCGAACGATGTCTCACGCAAGGACATCGGTTTTGATGTCAACGATAACGAAGTCATACTCGTCTTCCCGGACCACACCGAGGAGCCAGACAAGGATTCCAAGCACCACCTCGCCCACGTCATTCTTGAGCACGCCCTGAATCTAACTCCATCTGCATGA
- a CDS encoding 4-alpha-glucanotransferase: MKRLRRLGVLVPVFSLRRDDDLGVGDTRALRLMVDWAADHRVGFLQLLPINETGGDNSPYNAISSIALDPLLLDLEAIPEIGLNAIRSAAREFGVADSNEDLVDYEKSNKAKWSLLETGFDDFWKLDSKNPAFEAFRAAESEWLVPYCKYRWLMEQAGTEAWETWPDTYNTPGKAEAYLAGCPTDELERNLAFYAWVQWHAFSQWRELRQYAEKHDVKLMGDIPIGISYCSADVFFEPQWFDLSLSGGSPPETVFKDDAFACQWGQNWGIPIYRWDELEKHNYSWWRRRIEKLTDVFHIFRIDHILGFYRIFSFPWRPQRNGEFIGLTEKAARKITGGPLPGFHPRPDDTEKNKAANLADGDKYLKVVLEAAGDGEVVGEDLGCVPDYVRPHLEKLGIAGFKICHWETRGDGETVPGSEYPECAFATYATHDHDSIPALWDGLKKLLGGMEHEGALQGLKLLSDFAGLPKGDTADSYSDYNSVVKWALFDRLVKSNANYAAVMITDLIDSKKRINIPGTVGGENWRYRLPWKLEHMPASVVEECNRLKELIRIGKRG; encoded by the coding sequence ATGAAGCGTTTACGAAGACTCGGGGTGCTGGTCCCTGTTTTTTCGTTACGGCGCGACGATGACCTCGGCGTTGGGGATACCCGCGCGCTCAGACTAATGGTCGATTGGGCTGCGGATCACCGGGTCGGATTTCTACAACTCCTGCCCATCAACGAGACAGGGGGCGATAACAGTCCCTACAATGCCATCAGCTCGATAGCCCTAGACCCCCTCCTGCTTGATTTGGAGGCCATCCCCGAAATCGGCCTCAATGCCATCAGGTCGGCTGCGAGGGAATTTGGTGTTGCTGACTCTAACGAGGATTTGGTCGATTACGAAAAGTCGAACAAGGCGAAGTGGAGTTTGCTTGAGACGGGCTTTGATGACTTTTGGAAATTGGACTCCAAAAACCCGGCCTTTGAAGCATTCCGAGCGGCTGAATCCGAGTGGTTGGTGCCCTACTGCAAATACCGTTGGTTGATGGAACAGGCGGGGACCGAGGCGTGGGAAACCTGGCCGGATACATACAATACACCCGGCAAGGCGGAAGCCTATCTGGCGGGCTGTCCTACCGATGAATTGGAGCGCAACCTTGCCTTTTATGCATGGGTGCAGTGGCATGCATTCAGCCAATGGCGCGAGCTGCGCCAATATGCGGAAAAGCATGATGTCAAATTGATGGGGGACATCCCGATCGGTATTTCCTACTGCAGCGCGGATGTGTTTTTCGAACCCCAGTGGTTTGACCTGAGCCTCTCTGGCGGCTCGCCACCGGAGACCGTCTTCAAGGATGATGCCTTTGCCTGTCAGTGGGGGCAAAACTGGGGGATTCCGATTTACCGCTGGGACGAGTTGGAAAAACACAACTACTCGTGGTGGCGGCGCCGTATCGAAAAACTGACGGACGTTTTCCACATTTTCCGCATCGACCACATCCTGGGGTTCTATCGGATTTTCAGTTTTCCATGGAGACCCCAGCGGAACGGAGAATTTATTGGCCTGACTGAAAAAGCAGCCAGGAAAATCACAGGCGGCCCGCTACCTGGTTTCCATCCACGCCCCGATGATACCGAAAAAAACAAAGCGGCGAACCTCGCGGATGGAGACAAGTATCTCAAGGTGGTCCTCGAAGCTGCGGGTGACGGTGAAGTGGTCGGTGAGGACCTGGGCTGCGTGCCCGACTATGTAAGGCCTCATTTGGAGAAGCTGGGTATTGCCGGATTCAAAATCTGCCATTGGGAAACCAGAGGTGATGGTGAGACCGTTCCAGGCAGTGAGTATCCGGAATGTGCGTTTGCTACCTATGCCACCCATGACCACGATTCGATACCCGCGCTGTGGGATGGTCTTAAAAAACTGTTAGGCGGTATGGAGCACGAGGGTGCCCTGCAGGGGTTGAAGCTGCTTAGCGACTTCGCGGGCTTGCCGAAGGGGGATACGGCAGACAGCTATTCCGACTACAATTCGGTCGTCAAGTGGGCGCTATTCGACAGGCTTGTCAAGTCGAACGCCAACTACGCCGCAGTGATGATCACGGATCTGATCGACAGTAAAAAAAGGATCAATATTCCCGGCACTGTAGGGGGTGAAAACTGGCGCTATCGTTTGCCATGGAAGCTGGAGCATATGCCTGCATCTGTCGTGGAGGAATGTAATCGACTGAAGGAGTTAATCCGCATCGGCAAGCGGGGATAG
- a CDS encoding outer membrane protein transport protein, which translates to MIKKRTYYTGMLLLALSQGNSFAVGFRLPNQDPDAIARGNAFVATADNPSAVYYNPAGITQLDGYLLRVGLYNISTGVDFTAADGRTARADSSFQTIPQIYYTASPEDSNWSYGLGVYAPYGLGVDYGQDTPFSTVAVEGSLAYLTVNPVVAYQVNPCLSVAAGLTLNYSDIGIQKNITGVGNRFEFEGDAYAVGFNLGVMWQPHSQWSFGLSYRSETEMDYEGSSEVRGFFPMTVRSDTSASLTFPQHIDAGVSYRPNSRWNIEFNVDWTDWDAVNASVLKTTPLGDQVFPFHYHSSFMYELGVTRYLENGYYVSAGYIFSENSVPDQTFTPLNPDANLHLGSIGIGRKTDKLSWALAYHFAYNEGRKVNGSARSVILESSDGEYEVLNHAVNFSITYAF; encoded by the coding sequence ATGATAAAAAAACGCACATACTATACTGGAATGTTACTCCTGGCATTGTCCCAGGGTAACAGCTTTGCCGTGGGATTCCGACTACCGAACCAAGACCCTGATGCCATTGCCCGTGGTAATGCATTTGTTGCGACGGCGGATAACCCGTCTGCGGTGTATTATAACCCGGCTGGAATTACGCAGTTAGACGGTTACCTTCTGAGGGTGGGCTTGTATAACATTTCCACAGGGGTTGATTTTACCGCGGCCGACGGTCGCACGGCTCGGGCTGATTCCTCGTTCCAGACGATCCCCCAGATTTATTATACAGCGTCACCTGAAGACTCGAACTGGTCCTATGGCCTGGGCGTGTATGCCCCGTATGGCCTGGGGGTTGATTACGGGCAGGACACTCCATTTTCAACCGTGGCGGTGGAAGGCAGCCTGGCTTATCTCACAGTGAACCCGGTCGTGGCCTATCAGGTCAATCCATGTTTGTCGGTGGCTGCAGGACTGACACTGAATTATTCCGACATCGGTATCCAGAAAAACATCACAGGTGTCGGGAACAGGTTTGAGTTTGAGGGGGACGCCTATGCCGTGGGCTTCAACCTGGGGGTGATGTGGCAGCCTCACAGCCAATGGTCATTCGGCCTGAGTTACCGGTCGGAAACGGAAATGGATTACGAGGGCAGCTCCGAGGTCCGCGGGTTTTTTCCCATGACGGTTAGGTCGGATACTTCAGCCTCACTCACCTTTCCGCAGCATATTGATGCCGGTGTCTCTTACCGTCCGAATTCACGGTGGAATATTGAATTCAACGTCGATTGGACAGACTGGGATGCGGTGAATGCCTCCGTGTTGAAAACAACTCCTCTGGGCGATCAGGTGTTCCCGTTTCACTATCATTCCAGCTTTATGTATGAACTCGGGGTGACCCGTTATTTAGAGAATGGCTACTATGTGAGCGCCGGTTATATCTTTAGTGAGAACTCGGTGCCCGACCAGACATTCACCCCCCTGAACCCGGATGCCAATTTGCACCTTGGTAGTATAGGTATCGGCAGAAAAACCGACAAGTTGAGTTGGGCGCTGGCTTATCACTTTGCCTACAATGAAGGCCGGAAGGTAAACGGAAGCGCACGCTCGGTCATCCTGGAGTCATCCGATGGCGAATACGAAGTCTTGAACCATGCGGTGAATTTTTCCATTACCTATGCCTTTTAA
- a CDS encoding response regulator, with product MSEPSYDDHVVLFVDDEEKTRKYFSRLFGEKFKILLAEDGVQALEVFKTNMDDIAVVITDQRMPNMTGSQLLEKVTELKPSCIRILSTAYSDIDAAIDAVNKGGMYQYITKPWEVNDLEVVLMRAIELYSVQRERDSLLRQKLSSVEMLASSDRVLSIATLAVFQHEGLRNVGEALKILVELAETGIDDGEEESAIDPTLNWRELYRRHLVFLRSIREGLTEDKLRGAELDYSQSVAVSDVLNPVTEQLGCFQWIGDEKSNTGWPGSLAVMQAEVRPLMEALATVMRDAGIVLISETQGGIEFKLSSRLLAKNLEPFRTATKDAPSDACIALAGAIFRLAHAGAIFEVLPESRRDMIRLKALFDLQKRVDTVESGWDSLVGSLAGNDVFWSRYGA from the coding sequence ATGAGTGAGCCATCCTACGACGATCATGTGGTTCTTTTTGTCGACGACGAGGAGAAAACCCGTAAATATTTTTCCCGCTTGTTCGGTGAAAAGTTCAAAATCTTGCTTGCTGAGGACGGCGTGCAGGCTTTGGAGGTGTTCAAGACGAACATGGATGATATCGCGGTGGTCATTACCGACCAGCGCATGCCCAATATGACAGGCTCCCAGCTGCTTGAGAAGGTCACCGAGCTGAAACCGTCTTGTATCCGTATTCTATCGACCGCATATTCGGATATCGATGCTGCGATCGATGCTGTGAACAAGGGGGGTATGTATCAGTATATCACCAAACCGTGGGAGGTGAACGATCTCGAGGTCGTCCTGATGCGGGCCATCGAGCTGTATTCGGTTCAAAGGGAACGTGATTCCCTGCTCCGTCAGAAGTTGTCGAGTGTGGAAATGCTGGCATCATCTGACCGGGTTTTATCGATTGCGACCCTTGCCGTGTTCCAGCACGAGGGTCTTCGCAATGTCGGCGAGGCGTTGAAGATTCTTGTCGAACTGGCTGAAACCGGCATCGATGATGGCGAGGAAGAATCGGCAATCGATCCCACACTCAACTGGCGGGAGTTGTATCGCAGGCATCTTGTGTTCCTCCGTTCAATCCGTGAGGGGCTAACAGAGGACAAGCTGCGCGGGGCAGAGCTCGACTACAGCCAGAGTGTCGCTGTATCGGATGTCTTGAATCCGGTCACGGAGCAATTGGGATGTTTCCAATGGATAGGCGATGAAAAATCAAATACCGGCTGGCCGGGTTCCCTGGCTGTGATGCAGGCTGAGGTAAGACCTCTGATGGAGGCTCTGGCAACCGTGATGCGTGATGCCGGGATCGTGCTTATATCGGAAACCCAGGGTGGTATTGAGTTTAAACTCTCTTCACGTCTGCTCGCGAAAAACCTGGAGCCATTCCGCACGGCGACCAAGGATGCGCCGTCTGATGCGTGTATTGCTCTGGCGGGTGCCATTTTCCGCTTGGCTCATGCGGGTGCGATCTTTGAGGTGTTGCCTGAAAGCCGCAGGGACATGATCCGTCTGAAAGCTCTTTTTGATCTGCAAAAACGCGTGGATACCGTGGAAAGTGGTTGGGACTCGTTGGTTGGCTCGCTAGCGGGTAATGACGTCTTCTGGTCGCGTTACGGAGCCTGA
- a CDS encoding response regulator: MTRSTQSLRELFRASEEQSKKLNCQQAAVFGAVFMLVGVTLDMVVYPDMVRDIFFNRLITAVLLVVLGFLVRIVASVILTRLVIHTIAILPLASISYMIYQTEGALSPYYGGLNLVLVGATLLLRWSTFDSAINVALCLLTYAWALFSYGSDWGDAFIPSYFIFVTGAIASTGTYFYNQGRFREFCLTREVADANEKLENTNQQLRAMDETKSRFFANLSHELRTPLTLILGPTENLRASKKIHGDPILEEHLDTIEDNGYRLLRLINDILDLVKLDSGESPPRPESVQVDDFISGLTSNLKPIAELKGINISCHCNAVDRKTVWLDRDRLEKIILNLAVNAVKFTAKGGAIALSADILEDDLVLSVADTGEGMSEEDVANVFVRFWQADMSARRKHRGAGIGLSLVKSLTESMGGDVQVESQLGKGTTFTVRIPAPEPPEGADEPGIEARTADVLEKFNEQARIRTDHKVARDTVENDLADTGPDTLATGDGSRRKKKRVLVADDEEAMRKFIVRQLVDYELVQASDGTEAWELALSTRPDLIILDLMMPGMDGIEVTRRIRESDELARVPIILITAQASESPRLEALEAGVNDFISKPFSTVELSVRAKSLLDSSEFEVQLAENHVQLELAYGQLKEQESLLVQTEKLSSLGRMSAGIVHEVNNPLNYTKTALHALKTFKEGLPEDEREDFLDVLEDAQEGVQRVIGIVSDLRSFTRGDAALMREQNLSEIVESARRLTSSALSGIEFAAEIDPALEVEGNEGQLCQLFVNLLQNAARAIEVKRADYGPFDGKISLRASVDADGGVLVTLRDNGCGIKEEDIDRIYEPFFTKNDVGEGMGLGLSICHRILKQHKATINLESEVGKFTEFTIRFNY; encoded by the coding sequence ATGACGAGATCTACGCAGAGCTTAAGAGAGCTCTTCAGGGCGTCTGAGGAGCAATCAAAAAAGCTGAATTGCCAGCAGGCGGCTGTATTTGGTGCCGTTTTCATGCTCGTCGGTGTGACCTTGGATATGGTCGTTTATCCCGATATGGTGAGGGATATTTTTTTTAACCGCCTTATCACTGCGGTGCTGCTTGTGGTTCTTGGTTTTCTTGTTAGGATTGTTGCCAGTGTTATCCTGACCCGACTGGTCATCCACACGATCGCCATCTTGCCTTTGGCATCGATTTCCTACATGATCTACCAGACCGAGGGGGCACTGTCTCCATACTACGGTGGTCTTAATCTGGTGTTGGTGGGTGCCACATTACTATTACGGTGGAGTACCTTTGACAGCGCGATCAACGTGGCGCTGTGCTTGCTGACTTATGCATGGGCATTGTTTTCGTACGGCAGTGATTGGGGGGATGCCTTTATTCCGAGTTACTTTATTTTTGTAACGGGGGCAATCGCGAGCACCGGAACTTATTTCTACAATCAAGGTCGCTTCCGTGAGTTTTGCCTGACGAGGGAGGTGGCTGATGCCAACGAAAAACTGGAGAACACCAATCAGCAGCTGCGGGCGATGGATGAAACAAAATCACGGTTTTTTGCCAATCTCAGCCATGAGTTGAGAACTCCTTTGACCTTGATTCTAGGTCCTACGGAGAACCTGCGGGCGAGTAAAAAAATCCATGGCGACCCGATTCTGGAAGAACATCTGGATACGATTGAGGACAACGGCTACCGCTTGCTCCGCTTGATCAACGATATTCTGGACTTGGTGAAACTAGACAGCGGGGAGTCGCCACCACGGCCTGAGTCGGTCCAGGTGGACGATTTCATCAGCGGGCTGACATCCAACCTGAAACCGATCGCCGAGCTAAAGGGGATTAATATTTCCTGCCACTGCAATGCCGTCGACCGGAAAACAGTGTGGCTTGACCGTGATCGACTTGAAAAAATCATCCTGAACCTCGCTGTGAACGCCGTAAAATTCACGGCCAAGGGGGGGGCAATTGCCTTGTCTGCCGATATTCTTGAGGATGACCTGGTGCTTTCCGTAGCCGATACCGGTGAAGGCATGAGCGAGGAGGATGTCGCCAATGTTTTTGTGCGGTTTTGGCAGGCTGACATGTCGGCCAGACGTAAACACCGTGGGGCAGGTATCGGCTTGTCCCTGGTAAAGAGCCTAACCGAAAGCATGGGGGGGGATGTTCAGGTCGAATCCCAGTTGGGGAAGGGGACTACATTCACTGTGCGGATTCCAGCACCCGAGCCACCTGAGGGAGCTGATGAGCCCGGGATAGAGGCGCGCACCGCGGATGTGTTGGAGAAGTTTAATGAGCAGGCCCGGATCAGAACCGACCACAAAGTGGCCAGAGACACGGTAGAAAATGATCTGGCTGATACCGGGCCGGATACACTGGCTACCGGTGATGGCTCCCGGAGGAAAAAGAAACGTGTCCTCGTTGCGGATGACGAGGAGGCGATGAGGAAGTTCATCGTACGCCAGTTGGTTGATTATGAGCTGGTGCAAGCGAGTGACGGCACGGAGGCATGGGAGCTGGCATTGTCGACCAGGCCGGATCTCATTATTTTGGATCTGATGATGCCTGGGATGGACGGGATAGAAGTGACCCGGAGAATCCGGGAAAGCGATGAGCTGGCGCGTGTCCCCATCATCCTGATTACTGCCCAGGCCAGTGAGTCTCCTCGACTGGAGGCCCTCGAGGCGGGGGTCAACGACTTTATATCGAAACCCTTTTCGACCGTGGAACTGAGTGTGAGGGCTAAAAGCCTGCTCGACAGCAGTGAGTTTGAGGTGCAACTCGCCGAGAACCATGTGCAGTTGGAATTGGCCTATGGCCAGCTCAAGGAGCAGGAGAGCCTCTTGGTCCAGACAGAGAAGCTGTCATCGCTCGGGCGCATGAGCGCAGGCATTGTACACGAGGTGAACAACCCCCTTAATTACACCAAAACAGCGCTCCATGCCCTGAAAACATTCAAAGAGGGGCTTCCCGAGGATGAACGGGAGGATTTCCTGGATGTCTTGGAGGATGCCCAGGAAGGGGTTCAGCGCGTAATCGGAATTGTCAGCGATCTGAGATCATTTACCCGCGGGGATGCCGCCTTGATGAGGGAGCAAAACCTATCGGAAATCGTCGAAAGCGCAAGGAGGCTGACCAGTTCAGCGTTATCGGGTATTGAATTTGCCGCCGAGATCGATCCCGCTCTGGAAGTCGAGGGGAATGAGGGCCAGCTATGCCAACTCTTTGTCAACTTACTCCAGAACGCGGCCCGGGCAATCGAAGTGAAACGTGCGGATTACGGCCCGTTTGACGGGAAAATCAGCCTTCGGGCAAGTGTGGATGCTGACGGTGGTGTGTTGGTGACCCTGCGCGACAACGGTTGTGGTATCAAGGAAGAGGACATCGACCGGATTTATGAGCCGTTTTTCACCAAAAACGATGTAGGTGAAGGCATGGGGCTGGGGTTGAGCATTTGCCACCGAATTCTCAAACAACACAAAGCGACGATCAACCTGGAATCAGAAGTAGGTAAATTTACTGAGTTCACGATACGTTTCAACTATTAG